Proteins from one Muntiacus reevesi chromosome X, mMunRee1.1, whole genome shotgun sequence genomic window:
- the LOC136153240 gene encoding melanoma-associated antigen B2-like: MPRRQKSKVPGQGKHHQAWAKTQGLHDQATTSRGEETTSSSPPDLESAPSSSSAAGTPMGPQGAQGMASAAAGAIPKRYGVGGAARSRSDVTGVGAEGQGQGGENSSQASAAAESSHTDPLSKQVPVLVQKLLYKYKVRELIERSEMLKAINKRYRGQFPEILRRASKHLEMVFGLVLKEVRPDGHSYILLSNLELSDSESISDWGLPKNGLLMPLLGVIYMNGHRLSEEDIWKVMNFLGVYDGRRHYIFGDTRKFLTEDLVREEYVEYRQVPGSDPPRYEFLWGPRALMESNKMKVLEFLAKVNDTVPATLLEHFEKSSREEVESTSARAVASVGTSPSGRAGTSVWDTAGISVSAWDGPSAVSWAEHPASAMPGISGAASAGPSASASANTRATSSQSSRP, from the exons ATGCCCCGTAGGCAGAAGAGTAAGGTCCCTGGTCAAGGGAAACATCACCAGGCCTGGGCTAAGACCCAGGGTCTTCATGATCAAGCCACCACATCTAGGGGAGAAGAGACCACCTCCTCCTCGCCTCCTGATTTAGAGAGTGCTCCCTCAAGCTCCTCAGCTGCTGGCACCCCCATGGGGCCTCAGGGAGCCCAAGGCATGGCCAGTGCTGCTGCAGGTGCTATACCCAAAAGATATGGTGTCGGTGGTGCAGCACGCTCAAGATCTGATGTCA CTGGCGTAGGTGCTGAGGGCCAAGGTCAGGGAGGTGAAAATTCCTCCCAGGCCTCAGCTGCTGCTGAGAGCTCTCACACAGATCCTCTGAGCAAGCAGGTGCCAGTGTTGGTGCAGAAGCTGCTGTATAAGTATAAGGTGAGGGAGCTCATTGAGAGGTCAGAAATGCTGAAGGCAATCAATAAAAGGTACAGGGGGCAATTCCCTGAGATCCTCAGGAGAGCCTCTAAGCACTTAGAGATGGTGTTTGGCCTGGTCCTGAAGGAAGTCAGGCCCGACGGTCACTCCTATATCCTGTTGAGCAACCTAGAGCTCAGCGACAGTGAGTCTATAAGTGACTGGGGGCTGCCGAAGAATGGTCTTCTGATGCCTCTTCTGGGTGTCATCTACATGAATGGCCACCGCCTCTCTGAGGAGGACATCTGGAAGGTCATGAATTTTCTGGGCGTCTATGATGGAAGAAGGCACTACATCTTTGGAGATACCAGGAAGTTCCTCACAGAAGATCTGGTGCGGGAAGAGTACGTGGAGTACCGCCAGGTGCCAGGCAGCGATCCCCctcgctatgagttcctgtggggtccgaGAGCGCTCATGGAATCCAACAAGATGAAAGTCCTGGAGTTTTTGGCCAAAGTCAATGATACGGTCCCTGCTACCCTCCTGGAGCATTTTGAGAAGTCTTCCAGAGAGGAAGTAGAGAGCACCAGCGCCAGAGCTGTAGCCAGCGTTGGCACTTCTCCCTCGGGGAGGGCTGGCACGTCTGTTTGGGATACTGCAGGCATTTCTGTCTCGGCCTGGGATGGCCCTTCTGCTGTATCCTGGGCTGAGCATCCTGCCTCAGCCATGCCTGGCATTTCTGGTGCAGCCAGTGCTGGCCCTTCTGCCTCGGCCAGTGCCAACACTAGGGCCACATCCAGCCAGTCATCTCGCCCCTAG